GAGCTGACGATGCGCGTCAGGTAGCCCGTGCCGTTGACGATGCCGTCGATGATGACGCGGTCGAAGGCCGCCATCAGCCACGCCCACCACAGGGTGAAGCGGTAGATCGTGGCCGCGTAGAGCTCATCGAAGAAGTACTGGCCCTGCAGCACCCGGTAGGCGCCGCCCATGTTGGCCTGCATCTT
The sequence above is a segment of the bacterium genome. Coding sequences within it:
- a CDS encoding NADH-quinone oxidoreductase subunit L, which gives rise to KMQANMGGAYRVLQGQYFFDELYAATIYRFTLWWAWLMAAFDRVIIDGIVNGTGYLTRIVSSVSGTFDKYVVDGAVNGVATVLQGAGEGFRRIQTGRVQTYLAYTVASVLVLILIYRVL